The stretch of DNA GCGCATGCCCAGCGACAGGTCGTCGCGGCCCTTGTTGCCGAGGCTGATCGCGCTCGACCGGCTTTCGACGACGCGAGCGGGCTTGGCCGAGAATGTGCTGCCCGTGCCTGCCGCGCGCTGCCAGCCTGGGCCTCGACCGGTGCCGCGTGCGACATCCGCGAAGGGATCGGCGCGGTCGGACCAGTTGGCTTGCCAGAGGCTTGCGCCTCCCGACATCGTGGTTTCCGTATCGATATGCTCGGCAGGGAGTTCGGCGACGAAGCGTGACGGGATCGACGAGTTCCACTGGCCGTAGATGCGGCGGTTGGCGGCGTGGATGATGACCGCGAGCCGGCGTGCGCGCGTGATCGCGACATAGGCGAGGCGGCGTTCTTCCTCGAGGCTCTTTACGCCGCCTTCATCCAGCGAGCGCTGTGATGGGAACAGGCCTTCCTCCCAGCCGACGAGGAAGACCGTGTCGTATTCGAGCCCCTTGGCGGCGTGGATGGTCATGATCGTGACCTGCGGATCCTGCGCGCCGCCTTCGTTGTCCATCACGAGGCTGACGTGTTCGAGGAATGCGCCGAGCGAGTCGTACTCCTCCATCGCGCGGACGAGTTCGCTGAGGTTCTCAAGACGGCCGGTGGCTTCGACCGATTTCTCGGCCTGGTACATCGCTGTGTACCCACTCTCGTCGAGCAATTGTCGCGCGAGTTCGGCGTGCGGCAGGCTGGTCGCCATGTCGCGCCAGCGGGCGATGTCGCCGACTAGCCGGCCAAGCGACTTCTTCGCTGCCCCGGTCAGTTCGTCGGTATCGAGGATGCGCGCGGCAGCGGTGGTCAGCGGTGTGCCGGTGGCGCGCGCGAGCTGGTGGATGCGCGCGACCGCCTTGTCGCCGAGGCCGCGCTTGGGGACGTTGACGATGCGTTCGAAGGCGAGGTCGTCGGCGGGCTGGTTGACCACGCGGAGGTACGCCAGCGCGTCGCGGATCTCCGCGCGTTCGTAGAAGCGGAAACCGCCGACGATCTTGTACGGCATGCCGATCGCGATGAAGCGGTCCTCGAACTCGCGCGTCTGGTGCTGCGCGCGGACCAGGATCGCGACTTCGTCCAGCGATTTGCCCGAGCGGCGGACGATGTCGATCTCTTCGCCGACGCGGCGTGCTTCCTCAGGGCCGTCCCAGACGCCGATGACCTTGACCTTCTCGCCGACGTCGCGCTCGGTCCAGAGTTGCTTGCCGAGCCGTCCGCCATTGTTCGCGATCACGCCCGAGGCGGCGCCGAGAATGTGCGGCGTGCTGCGGTAATTCTGTTCGAGGCGGATGACCTTGGCGCCGGGAAAATCGCGCTCGAACTTCAGGATGTTTTCGACCTGCGCGCCGCGCCACGAATAGATCGACTGGTCGTCGTCGCCGACGCAGGCGATGTTCTTGCGCTCCTGCGCGAGCAGCCGCAGCCAGAGATATTGCGACGAATTGGTGTCCTGATACTCGTCGACCATGATGTATTTGAAGCGCTGCTGATACTGCACGAGCACGTCGCGGTGCGTCTTCAGGATGACGAGCATGTGGAGCAGCAGGTCGCCGAAATCGCACGCGTTGAGCGCGATCAGACGCGTCTGATATTGCTGGTACAGCTCACCGCCGCGGCCATTGGCATAGCGCTCGGACTCGCCCGCA from Sphingomonas faeni encodes:
- a CDS encoding ATP-dependent helicase; amino-acid sequence: MAQTSAPQAEPPYLRGLNPPQREAVLTTDGPVLIIAGAGTGKTAALTARLAHLIFTRKAWPSEILSVTFTNKAAREMRERVGRLVGDAVEGMPWLGTFHAIAAKMLRRHAELVGLQSNFTILDTDDQLRLLKQLILAADIDEKRFPTRSLAGLIDQWKNKGLVPADIDAGESERYANGRGGELYQQYQTRLIALNACDFGDLLLHMLVILKTHRDVLVQYQQRFKYIMVDEYQDTNSSQYLWLRLLAQERKNIACVGDDDQSIYSWRGAQVENILKFERDFPGAKVIRLEQNYRSTPHILGAASGVIANNGGRLGKQLWTERDVGEKVKVIGVWDGPEEARRVGEEIDIVRRSGKSLDEVAILVRAQHQTREFEDRFIAIGMPYKIVGGFRFYERAEIRDALAYLRVVNQPADDLAFERIVNVPKRGLGDKAVARIHQLARATGTPLTTAAARILDTDELTGAAKKSLGRLVGDIARWRDMATSLPHAELARQLLDESGYTAMYQAEKSVEATGRLENLSELVRAMEEYDSLGAFLEHVSLVMDNEGGAQDPQVTIMTIHAAKGLEYDTVFLVGWEEGLFPSQRSLDEGGVKSLEEERRLAYVAITRARRLAVIIHAANRRIYGQWNSSIPSRFVAELPAEHIDTETTMSGGASLWQANWSDRADPFADVARGTGRGPGWQRAAGTGSTFSAKPARVVESRSSAISLGNKGRDDLSLGMRVFHQKFGYGLIAEIEGNKLEIDFEQSGRKRVMDSFVTLTP